AACTGTAATGTTGTTTCCCTTTGAAGAGACACAAATTTTGAAATTTCCACGAAAACAATAAATGTTCTCCAGTGGCCATCGCAATAAAACAGCCCAATGTGAGACAGGTATTATTTGTGAATGTGACACATGAGTCCCAAGAGAGAACCTGAAGAGATGTTGACCACGCATCTGAGCATCTGTACCACACTAAAGCAAGCAGCGGTCTATATCATTTTATGTCAGGTggatcttttgtttcctttgttataAATTAAAAACTGTTCTTCTAATTTttctaaaatgtaactgtaatctgaatacATTGGGTTTTTAATGTAACTACCGGATTACAGTTACACATTATTTGTATGCTGACTACATTACGCCATTACAAGTATTCCGTTATGCTCCAAGCCTGCCCATGCCCATTCCACAGTCTCTTGAGCTCTTAACTAACCTGTGCTTGCAAGCTAGCTGTGTGCTGTTGTGTTTGGATCTGGGACAATGTCGGAAGCACTGTTGAGACAgtggacaaaaacaaaaaaggattcTGGGAGTCACTGCATGCAGGGCTGAGGGCCACGGCATTCTTCTCATCATCTGATGGGCAGAGAGAGTCAGAGAGGtattattattcaatatattAATTGTTCTCAACCTCATAGTTACTATACCATAATAATACTCAAATGCTGACACACCAGGTTGCTTGGTAGAATGAggcataaaattataatattatgcaGTTCCAAAGAACAAtcttaactcacaaaaaaatatctaaaattttCTTATTGTTATAAAACATAAGTCAAAATAATCTAACCATACCTTTTGAACAAGCACCTGAAAATTCATCCTACCTGACACAAAACCCTCCCAATGCCTGCGTACCAGCTCCTCCATCCAGCCAATAAGCTCGCGCCACACATCATCAAAAAGCAGATCAAGCACTGCCTCACGATGGCATCGATAGGGTGAGACAGGGGGCAGGCAGTGTCTCTGCCTTCTGTTAATGTACTCTCGTTCCCACTCTTCATCCCTAGACACACACGCATTTAAAACAAATTGACAAATATCAGGCAGATGCACATTAATTATGCTCTAGACCAACCTACATATCACCATCTGTCATATATGTGAAAACAtctcacatacattcacacaaattgcgtgcgcacacacactcacaagtctCGGCAGTCGAAAGCGAGATACTCTTCTATCAGCCCCTCTGCTTCGAAAATCCTGGGGAACTCATCTCCATGGTTACAGCTGGGTGTGGCACTAGGGTGTGTCACCTCCACAGATGGCTGACACAAAACAGCCCTCCGGCCTTGAACACACAACCTGCGACACACACAGAggcatgaaaatgaaaaaaaaaaaaaaaagatgttaggcagaatgagcCTTAgtgacattgcatcttttttccatttaatgacagtaaatggtgactaagactttCAGTCCTTAACATTCCCCCTACTGTCAACTGTGCTCCATTAAAGAGAGACATTCATGTGTTTAGAACATGAgggagggtaaatgatgacaacattttcatttttggtgaactatcccttaaaggttCAACCACGCAAAACTAAACTCACTCCTTTGCTGTTTTCTCTTGGTTTTGTCCTCCAATGGAGGAGATGGACGTTTGAGCAGGCGTGGCATACCACTGGAACCCTTCATCCGTAGGACACACCAGCTGTGCTCCAAGGATCCTGTtacaaacaaatgctccaaacagGTCAAATAATCCTAAAATATGGAGCCATCTTCAGCAGTTTGTTATGCTCTGATCATGTGGATATATATGTACCGTAGGTGAGGGAATCGTGATGCCCACTCATGACACTCTTCCTGTAGGCCTTTGAGGTGAGTTTCACCCCTCCTCTCATACAACAATTCATCAATCTCTTCAAACATCTGTTGGACCTGCCTAGAGGCGGCTTTATCAAACTCCTACAGGAAAAGAGAAAAAGtgggagaagaaaaaaatacattttattcccCATATTTGGTCTCTATCATTTCTGACCGTGAACAACTGACAATGAATTGTATTCAGTAAAAGATAATTTGCACTATTAAGGATGTTACACATCAAACACGGAGCAAAAAAGTGAGATGAATTGCAGACAAATGGccctttcacaccaaaagcgatgcAAATGCTTGTCTCTAAAGTGGCTTTCACGTGACTCGGGGCGTCGAGCAGGACTCCTGCTTTGCCCTCCACATGGCAAGCATTGCAGAGAGCATGACTGAATTTTAAGAGTTTGTCAGGAGGTGTGAACAGTAAACATTTGGGCTAGAAGAGAAAAGAGTCTTGGCAATTGATGCAATACAAGATTGTATAAAATAAAAGGAGGACTTAAGGCCTGAGTATAATTCGGTTGTCCGCACTGCTGATTGCTCCGCGCACAGTACGCATGACGCTAATTTCGTCATCACAGTCAAGCCCCTGCCCCGCAGATGTGTTGTCTGTGCGCATTGCATTGTTGGTGCATGCGCTGGCCAAAGTACTAAGTACGCCATAGACTTCAATATTCGACAGCTTTAACATGAGTCATGTGGAAGCTACTGAATCATCACCACGCTTGCTGTCATCATTCTGTCACTCACATCATAGCCCCAAGTGAAGACAGAGCTGCTTTCTGTGGAGATGCCTGTGCCTGTGTAACTATGGATACCAGACCAGGACTGAGGAGTGTCATCTGTGGTGACTGTCTGACATCCTGATCTAACAGATGAAGCAGAGGACTCCTCAGACCTATAGAGAGAGATTCATAATTCAATAAATTCAAACATCATGACTATTGAAACAATATCAGCTGTAAACCATGACAATAAACACTGTGTATGAGAATGAACAGTTTCCATAAGGTCTGTCTCTGAATATTTAGCCAAAATGATAGCTAACATATTGCATGTCAAACACAAGTTAACATAGCTCTGTACACAGAGCGCTATTTGAGCCTGTGGGGGTGTATGTAAGAGGATCCCAACCCCCTTGTTGAAGAAATGACATCCCCCTTATAAAACAACCCCtaccatcccctttagatcaGTTGTGTCATGTACAGCAGGTATAACTTAGAACTAATCAtccaaataaaatactttaattCTTTACATATGATATCTAACAGAAATTAAAGAATTGAATATTCCTGTCCTACATATTAAGGTAATGCCAGTTTTCGTCTGTTTCGTGCACCTTCAAAAATGGCCAAGAGAGCAGTTCAAGGAAATCTTTTCACTTGCTTTAAAAAGAAGAGTATGGAAGGTAAGATATTGTTATAACTAGTGTTTTAGAACATTTACAGTGACTTAATAACATTACAATACACAAACAGGGGTTGTGCTAACCAGAAATTCTCAGTTGGATAGATAATTCAAAATGCTCTCCgtcattttgacaggaaaatctatttaaaaacaatttaaactagTGGATCAGTTTTGACTTCTTtgtctctctcacaaacacacctgCTGTTAAttgcctggtattaagatgtgtagCCTATTAACAGGCGCCATCACCATTAACATCTGGTAATATGCGTCAATTTTGACAAATTGTGTTCGTATTTTCCGAGAGGGTCTCAGAATTAATGActgcatacatacagtatgtcattCAGTTAGTGACTTACTGCATGATTAGTGTGTTACTTTATTATAATAAAGCCCAAAAAAGTATAATAACAAAATTAAAGCACAAAAAAGCAGTGAATCGTTTCTACCAATTAATTCCAATTAATCTAAGCACAGACATTTAGACCAGAATTGTCAGTTATTTTAGAGGAGTAACTGTATTAGAGCTTCTCATCTGTCACACTTTATTGtgatatcaggcacactgaaAAAGTTGTGCATGTCTATATGCGCATTTTCGaacatttatttccttttgaagCACCacataaccggcaaagtttaaaaatTAGGCAGGTAGAACGTTCAACATATAACTCCTTGGTTTTAACAGACTTGTGCTTGGGgagtcaaaaaatatataatttaagccCATCCATTTTCATGTAATGTAtatgccattataatggatgctacgCTCTTGAATGTAGTAGGCTTCTTATCAAATTAAAACAAGTATAACGGATAAAAATAGACCATATGTAAATTTTACAACTAAGTCTGTCAGAGTGACAGATAAAACCTTTTTTGTATGCAACCTCTGGTTATAACATGTACATGTTTCCCCATATCATGGGGTTTCCACCATCATATGGTTCCCCCTATCATAGGCTTCCCCTACATCTCAGGGTTCCCACATCAAAGGGTTCCCCATCATACAGTTCCCCCATTTTAGGCTTACCCCACATCACAGGGTTATTCTACATAACATATTTACCCACATGAAAGGTTTTCTCCACCTCCAAAATCCCAATTGAACCCCTACttacatataaatattaaaaaaaattggtaaTGACTTGACAAAGTACTTATACATGCATGTGATTATGACCAGTCACTCACCTGCTGTATGAGGACATATCCTCCTGTAGATCATGCAGGAGTCTGGGAGGATGCACAGTGCCATCATCTGCCTCCTCTGGAAGAGGATGCTGGTCAAGACAGCTGTGGGACAAACCACGGCTATAGATTCACCAAAAACCAGGAGACAGAGTGAGAGAACGAAGATCCATGAGATCATACATGACAACTTCTAATTGGTGCAAAATATCTTCTAACtgacataaaaagcacatttgtACTCAAATGTAAGATATAGTAAGATATATCTAGTGATAAGTCACCCAGTGTGTCTGCATTGAAAATGATCTTAATAGCAACACAAAGAAGAATGCTACCTGACATGCGCACTTACTATGGCTGGGTCTCCAAACCTAGTAAGCGTCCTACCTGCACAGGTAACACCAGCCCAAAAATGCTGGCTTGgtaagcagctcactaggttttgagacacagcctGTGTATTTGTGAATACTGAGGTGATACGCACATCTCAAGGCTGTGAGATACAGGCCGTCGGCTGTATCGTGAAATCATTCTTCTGATGCTGTTACAGGCGATTCTCCTCCATCAAGCCTGCGATCAGACTCCGAGCCGCCTGTGTCCGGATCGGGCCGCTGCCCCACCGCTGCTCTCTCATGCTTTACCGGCTTCGGAACCACAAAGATGCAAATGACAAGTTACCACGCAGACAGGCACTAAGCTGGAGGAGAGAATCTACTATCCAGCCCGCCGTAGATGATGGAAGAGAGTCCGCGAACATGAAAGGAATATTGGCTCATTCCAGCATATCGAAGAGTGATTTATTGGGTATGGCTACATGAAGAGAAAAGCGGTTAAACTCTTCATCCAACTATGATTATCTATTGAATAACAAGACTGTCATGGAGACCAACCAAGGTGTTGGTGAGCAAGTAATTATGGGAAGGGTAGTTTTTAATGTAAACACGGCAGCCCTAATGTAAACGCTTCCCTCTAGTGCATTGGAGTATTGAGTGTTGGGCACAGATTGAGGGCACAGCCATGGGTGCCACCATGGCCCCAGATTATGACAATTTATATCTTGGTTATCTGGAAGACAAATGTATTTTCAAGAACAACCCCTTTTCTGATATGCAGTTTATTCTGTTTAACAGATATATTAGccaaccaacatcagtcctgatcataactatcaaatatatatattcattttcatgattttaaccctttaaatgccagtttgtctACATAAtgacactgttgtttttttacacacacacacacatatacatacacatttctcaatacacgcaTACAAAACactccataccaacacacccacaccattttagctgcatcatttatttaattggcctgcagtgctccaCAATACAGCAAGCAGAAAATAGGGAAAgggcatgtatttgctccataggctaaacatgagaaaaatgtcaccatctggtggaaaatgtaaaaaattatcatttttaaaccagggctctggaatgaaagcataatatcatagaattcgtgattttatgctttaatgacactgggatcaaatattgcagttttaatgggtttcaatggggatatTTTTGAGTGTAACAATTGTGTGTGCACCGTGTAttgtagatgtattataggatATGAGGTTGAAAtgtcaaaattcccccaaaaataaacacttttggcaaaatgtatgccattggcattaacacagccacaattattgaaaaaatttaaatgaaaaagacaaaaatatcctGAAGGTCGCTTCTAAAACTGATCCATGCAGTTATATCCATCTCTTCTCCTACAACCCTCATCAATGCCCAAGCAGGGTATCTTTCCATGTAACAATTATACCTCTTGTTCTCAATATGTGAAATGTAAATCTTTTATACACCTCTAAACATCTAAAGCATACAAGATTAGACAATTGCAAAAGCACACgtttacataatattttttacatgctATTTGATATATATTGGTAAAACTAAACGTACATTGCACACTAGACTTATTGATCACACGAGTGCCGTTAGGAGAGAAGATGACACTTCTCTGGTTTTCCAGCATTTTAAGTATGCTAAACACTCTCTTTTAGATTTTCTGGGCATTTAACCTCACAGGAGAGGGGgtgacagagaaaaaaaattgttacagAGAGAGGCTTTTTGTATCTTTAACTCCAGATGAATGAAGAGATGGACCTTTCCTGCTTTTTGTAAATGTTCTTTGATATTTTGCTGTCTTATTTTTTCAAGTCTTTGTAGATCTTACTTTAAGAGACTGTTGTCAATTCATATAGTCCAGCTGGTCATAATCTCCATTTAAGTAGGCTTACCTGTAAAATGGGTgaatacagtggtggccaaaaatattggcacccttggtaaatatgagcaaagaaggctgtgaaaagaaATCTGCactgtttatccttttgatctttcattcaaaacatttgcaaaaatctaacctttaattgaagtaaaacaattgaaagaggggaatatctcattattaaataaatatttttctccgaAACACggtcacaattattggcacccct
The Xyrauchen texanus isolate HMW12.3.18 chromosome 22, RBS_HiC_50CHRs, whole genome shotgun sequence DNA segment above includes these coding regions:
- the LOC127662100 gene encoding protein FAM149B1-like isoform X2, producing MISRYSRRPVSHSLEIRGLSHSCLDQHPLPEEADDGTVHPPRLLHDLQEDMSSYSRSEESSASSVRSGCQTVTTDDTPQSWSGIHSYTGTGISTESSSVFTWGYDEFDKAASRQVQQMFEEIDELLYERRGETHLKGLQEECHEWASRFPHLRILGAQLVCPTDEGFQWYATPAQTSISSIGGQNQEKTAKELCVQGRRAVLCQPSVEVTHPSATPSCNHGDEFPRIFEAEGLIEEYLAFDCRDLDEEWEREYINRRQRHCLPPVSPYRCHREAVLDLLFDDVWRELIGWMEELVRRHWEGFVSDDEKNAVALSPACSDSQNPFLFLSTVSTVLPTLSQIQTQQHTASLQAQSSRVPVGAAMTHHNLNDLIMIHGIPLQQRNLGTLDRIAQDSEEKVSHRPGSSVLPASKPHRALEQSTSSLTRPPQSARRWNPPPRTLMPLTSSVTQPITPGSMEEVVRGTRLTTASDRLTSPPMPISRNTLLPPIGAGDTEHTHSGQHSRLIQRGSSSRPHSAVTDEGVSLQPRDKLHLLDVFSRPNTTHTIRSDTPYRHSFTGIDNIGQGRLGRTSVGKDSLGIGVTGISLGISSSSFIDSVSHHPLGHFPIEHEEEPDAKDSQPERSHNRGSTTARSSRPGL
- the LOC127662100 gene encoding protein FAM149B1-like isoform X1, with protein sequence MISRYSRRPVSHSLEIRGLSHSCLDQHPLPEEADDGTVHPPRLLHDLQEDMSSYSRSEESSASSVRSGCQTVTTDDTPQSWSGIHSYTGTGISTESSSVFTWGYDEFDKAASRQVQQMFEEIDELLYERRGETHLKGLQEECHEWASRFPHLRILGAQLVCPTDEGFQWYATPAQTSISSIGGQNQEKTAKELCVQGRRAVLCQPSVEVTHPSATPSCNHGDEFPRIFEAEGLIEEYLAFDCRDLDEEWEREYINRRQRHCLPPVSPYRCHREAVLDLLFDDVWRELIGWMEELVRRHWEGFVSDDEKNAVALSPACSDSQNPFLFLSTVSTVLPTLSQIQTQQHTASLQAQSSKSWGSKHKSRRKSKKQRKSSTSSRVPVGAAMTHHNLNDLIMIHGIPLQQRNLGTLDRIAQDSEEKVSHRPGSSVLPASKPHRALEQSTSSLTRPPQSARRWNPPPRTLMPLTSSVTQPITPGSMEEVVRGTRLTTASDRLTSPPMPISRNTLLPPIGAGDTEHTHSGQHSRLIQRGSSSRPHSAVTDEGVSLQPRDKLHLLDVFSRPNTTHTIRSDTPYRHSFTGIDNIGQGRLGRTSVGKDSLGIGVTGISLGISSSSFIDSVSHHPLGHFPIEHEEEPDAKDSQPERSHNRGSTTARSSRPGL